The segment tttcaattatttttattaaaagaataatgtttttttaaaaaaattatttgactcatataattttaaattagtcttgtttatcaaaacttttaatatcatgttaaaaaattatttcaattcaataatttgaatttaatttaattaaataaataaaatcattaaaaattcagTTGAATCTAATAATTCGTGGGGTTAATGTTatattagttaattaaaaacttaggtttcaaatcccaagTTTTTCAAAGGAAGGCTGGATTAAAGAATTATTATTCTAATGAAAGGGTTCACAGCCACGATGGCCATGATTTCACTATCAGCTCTCAATCGTATTAAAGGAACTTTCTTTGTTATGAAAGTCTTGAAAACTATGATTTCACTATGGCTCGATTAAagtcttgaaaaaatatttataaaaaataaaaaaaatattattttaatatattaaaaaaatactttaaaaaacaatcactacaatatttttaaacatactCTACTTCTCTATCAAATCTAACATTATTTCATTGCTTTCATAAATAGAAACAATAATTTCAGCGTGTAATTTCTAagttatattaagaaaattaaattaaagaagaaatagATGAAGATATTATATTAGCGATGAGAAATCAAGCTAGTACTATCTCAATTACTATGTGTATGTAAGAgtaatgataatttaatttctaagcTAGCTATAGTTTTCTTCACTTcactaattaataatattttatatttaatgcaccatactttttatatttttttccaacttataCTGGGATaattgtttaattgatttttatatcaatcaaGACTTATCATGGTTGAAAATCATGCCTAACCTTGAGTCAAACCCACCAGCAACCCAAATGTCATACAAATggagagaaaaaattatatatcaaaggataaaaaataaaaatataggcaCAAATAGAAATGgtataaattgttttgtttaaatgagtatttctctttaaatttttgtaattattgagtcaaagttaattttaaaagttaaatataGTAAATCCGGTTAGATTTTACTGATTTTATACAAGTCAAGATCTATTTCActtattttcaagattttaatttgattttccataattaatatgattttgaCGGGTCGTGATTTTCAGAATTTACACTTTTGTTGCAGCGTGAGCAGTCAAGTGCACACAACAAATCAACATGCAATCACTTTTCAGTACACTCAAAGACTCTAACACTTCATTGATTGTTGTATTTTAGCTATAGATGGCCTTATGAAGACATGTATGTACTGCTTGCTCTTGATTTGAGTGGGAAAACCAAGCCttttatccaaataaaaaaaaaaaccccacaaaAACCAAACAGTGCAATTATGAACATTAGTCATGaatactaattaatttaaattcacactaatgtaaaaaaaaaaaaaaacatatatctaGCCTGCCTCAAGATTTTGATTGTTAATTTAATCCCTGTAATAAAGTATATAGATATCAATATCTCAAACTTGTAATAAAGTatcaagatgatgatgatgatgatctatCAATCCAAACACAACTTTAGCATACATGAGATTATGTGATGGAGGACAACTTTAGGTTTTTCCTAATATATAATATAGTTATTTCTTCATTATCAATCGATGTTAATGTATAGTGTGTAGGCTTAGCAGTTTATTTATGATATTGCCCTACATTCCATTAATGAAAAGAGTATACATATAGATTATAGAGAAACTGATTTACACCTAGACTTAAAAAAACTGTTACTAAATACAAGgagatttgaatttgaaatataaaatgatgatCTTAATCCTGATATAGTGATCATTCCATAGATTTAGTAGGGAGTACGTAAGATTCCCAAAACAagttttaatcttaattaaatcatgCGATCGCAAAGACttgtagtatatatataaacacaagtTTGATTTCTgtgatgcaaaaaaaaataaatcactttaatttatttgtgaaaaaaataaaaataaatcactttAATGTTTTGAGAAAAAGGAATGGAAGTAAGagtaatgcaaaaaaaaaagaaaaataagtcactttaatttatttgtgaaaaaaataaaaataagaaacgaAGGAAAATTAACGAGAGGAAAATAAATcttctagtttcttttttatatatataaacacaagtTTGATTTCTGCCCAAATTCAGAGaaaattgaagtaaataaaaaaataataggattTTTCTCATAATATCCTCTAAAAAATtgtattcatttcttttccatCAATAATACAtctaaacaaacaaattaaccTACATTTCCCTCACTATTCTTTAACCAGACGAAAAGCCTTAATTTCTTCTCCTTATTTTAGTTTCTCTCCTATATATCCCTTAACATTTCTTATTTTCCATatagattattaatttatttattttcaatgtaaattatctatttaaaatttgataaaaagaaacTTGTTCTTCACATACCAAAGAAACTTATTTTCCACAACCATGCCCtcgttgcaaaaaaaaataaaaaataaaaatcaaggttTAACAGACCATTACTTCTTTAATAATTAACGTtgctgattcaaaaataaataaataaataagactagTTAAAAGTTATCCATGCCATTAATTAGACGTCATAACTGTGGAAAAACTTGAACAGGTTGGTTTAGCGCCTGGAAATCTCCAGGAACCTGCCGACTGAGAAGTTTCCTCGATCATCCTTCCCTTTGTtcttagagcgtgtttgacagtgtgattgcggatattttttaaataatttttcgtaccaaaatacatgtcaatgatgtttttttatttttaaaaaaatattttttgatattagcacattaaaataatccaaaacatataaaccatattaaattttaacaaaaataaaaaacaaatttcaaattttttaggaacagAGCtccggccgcgttcccaaacttTCCTAATTTCCACGACTTAGTCTATTCCACGACTTAGTCTATTTAATGTGGAGCCCATAGATGAAATTTGTGGCAATTAATAATGTTTAAGTTTCTCAGCTGTTAAGGAAGAACAAGGACCACCAAGGGGCCAACAGAGGTAGCTAGCTAGGATCAAACCCAGGGAACAATATTCCATGCTCAAGCAAGACAGTAAGGTCGATCTCACACAATTCTTATAACCGTTCGACATAAAGATAACGTTGTCAACTGTGTAGTTAgcaatatttttattggatttcaaatatttatttaattcggGTTTTATTAGTTATAtcagttaatttattttactattaaaatagttttatatgttACTGAAATACAATTATTgactttcaaataattaaatcaaatcttcTGTATAATTTAgacctttttttatcattatatatacactgaatttaaatagattaatgaaGCCAAGAGTGACTTGCACCATGATTAGCTAACTCACATTGAACATAAAATGAAGCATATAAAGTCTCAAAGTACTATTGCACATGATACGACAAGTTTGTTCATTCATGGAGATTGAATGacaaaattcttttattttttcaaacttttattcATATGTGGATTAGTAATAgtgactatatatataatttgcctctacaaaaaaaaaagagtatgatTTGACCATATATGTTCTTGactatgatattttgtttttaacccAAAAGGTCGGTGAAAGATATTTGGTGTGCTTTTAAAGCCTTTAATTAATGAGCTAAAAATGTTGtggttgttatttttagttccggaaaaaattaattaattaattaggttaaatattaattgaatgAATCAAATTTCAACTTTATATGGTTCATCAAATCTTATGAAATGCTACTATCTTAGATTTAGAAGTTTACAGGTTAGGAATTGGATCACAAATCGGAAGGGATGATCCAAgttaatctatttaaaaaagattgttttgatcaaaatgatataaGCCCCGGGTTAAAAAGGTCATGAAGGCTACAATGCAAATTAATTGAAAGGTTATAAGCTAGGTCTAATATGAACAGTGAAGGgccttccattttcttttttttttctttttttttataatttcacttTTTGGTTTAAAGAGGATAGCTGAATGTTGAGTAATTTATATAGAATTACTGAAATTTATTTGGCTATGAAAGAGAATAgccggatgttgggtaattcatATGAAATTACCGAATTGATTGGCTATTAAAGAGGATAGTGGGATGTTAAGTAATTTGTATGAAACTATCAGAATGTATTTGGCTATTAAAGAGGATAGCCAGATGTTGAGTAATTCGTGTGGAATTAGCAGAATTTATTTGGCTATGAAAGAGAATAGTCGGACGTTGGGTAAtttgtatggaattaccggattgattggctaTTGAAGAGAATAGCTGGATGCTaagtaattcgtatggaattaccggaatTATTAGCTATTAAATGAGATTAGCCGGATATGGAGTAATTCATATGAAATTGCCAAATATTTGTTAGCTGCCGAGGAGGATTAGCTGGATTTTAGGTAAATTTGTAAAttactaaatttaaaattaagtgaTGGGTGTTGGTTGTCAAAGTCCTATAAGTATAGGATTGCTAAAACTATGAATGGACTATTTATGTTGGAATGTAGTAAGTTAGTAATGAAagacaattttatatattttgaagaattgtgaatataataattttaccattgttattgtgttattttacttattGCTTATTAATGTTATATATACAGGTATTTCATGAGATGATGTGAAGCATTAGATATAGGCTTTTGTGTTTAGATCTTTATTTTTGGGGATCAAATATCTTTTGCCTTATATGTAATTTGTATtatatgtaatttatttttggtaCTTACACATTTAGAAAGTATAGGTAAGAAACTAACATTAGTAAGCTATTCAAAATGAAGTTTAGTAATCATAGTTGTGCATGTTATAAATGATGAATGCATGTTAAAGTAATAATTAGTTCAATATGAATCCCTTCAATTTATACTTGTATTAACTTCGTTAATGTTTTGTTATAAGAGAATGTAATTGctatgttttatttgttgataaTGTAATGTTGAGAAAGCATAATGAAGTATTGTTATGTGAGATATTTTATGATGAGATGGGATATGATCCAGGATGGTTGGATCGAAGTGAAGATTGATTAGTGTGATTGAATGAAGCCTAGTCAATAACTTGgtaccattaaaaaacaaaggaaactctGCTGCATTTTCTATAGAAAATtagatttatatgaaaaaaatcttgaatatttttgtttctaaagggtgattttgatataatagtTTGACCTTgatgatataattttgaaattgttaCAACCATCATCAATCCCCTCTCATCATATGAAACTTGTGGAcatcaagaaaaattattttggtgaCAAAAAATGGCGTGAACGATATTTTTATCTCTCATCGCTGGAATATGGCAACCCCTATCTCTAatcagaaactaaaaaataatacaaatgaaCTTCTGTATcaaaagtaaaaatttaaaattttaacggACCTAAATGTATAAAttgcgttatttttaaaaagctagaaatagaaaataaaagaaaggaaaataaacccttaactttttttttgtacacaaaagtttgattttccttgttttataaaagagaaaattaaagtaatacaaaaacaatgagCAGAATTTCACTCATAAAATCCTCTAAAAAATTGTATTCATTCATTTTCCGTTAGTATatctaaacaaacaaaactttattttcccTCGATGTTctttaaaccaaacaaaataaatttgattttccttATTTTAGCTTCTGTTttatcccttattttttttattttccatgtagattattattaattaattaattttgaatgtaaatgatctatttaaaatattttaacaagaaaCGTATTCTTCATATAGAAAAGCAGACACAATCATGACCTCATtgctaaaaaaaacacttaaggTTTATTGCACCATTactttttcaataattaattttgtttttttcatttttttgtggggaacccaaaaataagtaacaacacTCATTATCCTCCTCCATATCTAGAATGATGAAGTCTGCTGAAAAGATGAACTTGCCCACTTTCACCAGTACGTCTTCAATTATTCCCCTTGGATACTTCAATGACCTGTCAGCCAGCTGCAGTGTTACTGTAGGTGGCTTTGCTTCACCTAAACCAAGCTTCTTAAAGATAGATAAAGGCATGAGATTAATACTTGCACCTAAATCACATAAAGCTTTTTCAAATATAGAATTTTCCAATGGAACATGGTATAGTAAAACTCCCTGGATCCTTAAGTTTAGGAGGCAGTTTCTTCTGCAAAATGGCACTGCATTCCTCAGTAAGAGCAACAGTCTTATACTCCTCTAGCTTTCTTTTGTTTGAGAGGATGTCCTTCAAAAATTTCATATAGCTTGGCATTTGTTCAAGAGCATCTGCAAAAGGAATGTTAATCTgcaattttttaaacacatcaagaaatttagaaaattgctTATCAAGTTTATTCTTCTTGAGACATTGTGGAAATGGAATTCTCTGCATTATTTCTTGCATTGGTTCTGGCAGAGGATCAGATTTTTTCATATTCTGAAGTGGTTTGGCCACTTGCTCCTCCTTTTCTCTTCCTGCACTCTTGTTTCCAGCGATCTGCTCCACTTCTTTTCCACTTCTTAAAGTTATGGCCTTGCATTGCTCCTTAGGATTAATTTCGGTTGTGCTTGGTAGATTTCCTTGTTGTCTACCCGTGAGCATGTTGGCTAACTGACCAACTTGAACCTCCAAATTTCGAATTGAAGCTGCTTGGTTCTGCAGATTGGTATTTGTTTCAGTCATGAATCTGCTGGTGTTGTTTGCTAATTGTGTCATAGCttcttcaagttttgatttcTCTTTCATGTGCTCACTTGAAGATGGCATGGTTGGATTCTTCATGACAATTTGATTGTTCCACGAGAAATtaggatgatttctccaaccggGATTATATGTTGCACTATAGGGGTTGTTCTGCCGGCTGTAGTTTGACCAAAATGAGCATGCTCTGCTTGAGAGAATGGGTTCCCAACCTGACACTCTTCACTTATGTGATTTCCATGGCAAAAATCACACGTTGTATGGATGGCATTTGCTGACAGTTGAGTGGTTTTCAGTTGCTGAGTTAGTGAATGGACTTGAGCTGTTAATGTCGTGATTGCATCAATTTCGTGCACCCCAATAGTCTTTTTCTGTATGCTTCTTTCATTTGGCCATTGGTAATTGTTCATAGCCATTTCTTCCAATAAGTTGTAAGCATCATCCTGTGCCTTACTCATAAAAGCTCCTCCTGAAGCTGCATCAATTAGTGTTCTTGTGGAGGCATTCAATCCATTGTAAAAATTCTGCACCTGCATCCACTTCGGTAGTCCATGGTGGGGGCATCGCCTAAGCAAATCCTTATATCTCTCCCATGCCTCATACAATGGTTCACTCTCAAGTTGGGCGAAGTTAGCTATCTCAATGCGCATTTTTGTTGTCTTGGCTGGTGGAAAAAGTTTAGCAAGGAATTTCTGAGCTAAATCTTCCCAGCTAATAACTAAATCTGCAGACATGGAGTTTAACCAGTTCTTTGCTCTATCTCACAGAGAAAATGGAAACAGTCTGAGACGAATGGCATCATCAGTAACGCCATTATGCTTAAATGTGTCGCAAATTTCCAAGAAACTTGCAATATGGGCGTTAGGATCATCACTTGGCAACCCATAAAACTGAATTGAGGTCTGAATCATCTGCAGTATTGCTGGTTTGATCTCAAAATTATTGGCCTCAATCTTTGGTTTCCTGATAACATAACAATCACTTGGCAACCCATAAAACTGAATTGAGGTCTGAATCATCTGCAGTATTGCTGGTTTGATCTCAAAATTATTGGCCTCAATCTTTGGTTTCCTGATAACATAACAGATTCCTGTTACCTGTGGGAGAGCAAAATCTCTCAATGCCCGTGTGTCTTGCTCAGGATTTTCATTGTCTGCCATGATACCTGAACTGTTTTGAGTCTCTCGCGTTTTCTTTCTTAATCCCCTTGCAGTTCTCTCAATCTCAGGATTATAAGGTAGCAACGACTGGTTTTTGTTGCTTCTCATGCACTAGACAACACACCTAAAGAGCTGAAGACAAAAGGCAATCAaattagatcaaatttaatttatattgatattattagtaattttatctaaaatccCCGACACTTGTTGATTAATTTTGCAAGTGCACGAATCGTAACAAGTAATAAAGTGATGAGTAGAGTATCGTCCCACGAGgatttgtaaaaattactaCCAATTACCAaagtcttttaaattatgatctatTTGAGGAATCGAATGAGAtagtttatgaaacaaaaattaatgattaaaaaaaaacaaacaaccaaatgattaaatattaatgaattcaaTTGTACTGGTTCTAGGATTTATGACTTATCGTTACTATGCCTATGTGAACTTTCTCGTTTAAATTAATTACTCATAATGTTGAAAATCAGGTTTTCCTAATGTAAATATTAATCTCTCTCGagcatcaataaattatttcaacaaacaaaattcatatactCTATGAAAGTTCTGAACTTGtcgaaattaattaaatactgtAAAACCTGTAACGATTACACAAGTTCCTAGGATATCTCTATCCTATAGATTTCTTaaggtatttcaaacaatagctaaaacaattatcacttctcagtttcaaattgaattctaaATCATGCAGATGTTGGTCAAACACACGTAAGCATTACACATAGAATGAAATACTCAACATCttaatgtaataattcaatCGAAGAAATTGTTCACATATTCATAGTAAGGCTACATCAAAAATCCCATAATAAAAGTCTACTCcatagttaaattaaagagaaacaaacttGATATAATGAACATCACTCAAAAGCAGAGAATTTCAGTGGAAGAGATAGGTGTCCTCCCgatcttcaatattttttcctcTGTTCTTTTTTGTTCCTGTTTGGTGCCGCCTCCTCTGTTTTTTGTTGCTATGTTATAGGGTTTCTCCGTGTctcccctctttttttcttcttttatattgtgGTTGTTCTACCCTTGCAGTAATGAGGAAAGTTTCCTTTTCTGCATTGAATTCCTTCCTACCCAGACATTGCAGGCCAGATTTGAGGTAGGAAAAGTGCGAATTCAAAGATCTCTATTTCTGGAGAAATTGTAGagaatcaaattttctttccaacgacactgaTCTTGCAATTTTTGGACCTCTGAGCATTGAGATAAGGGCCATAAACCAAAACAGTCTTTGCAGTGCAGGAATTTCGGGCTGGTTCAATCCTTGTTTTTCAACTCGCTTTTTGGGCTTCGAAACAAAAAAACTGAGTTATATGCCCTTTATATGTTTTGTAGACCTTCATCTCAGCTATTTGAAAATGATGACAAACATCTGGAACTAAATTATATAGCTTCTTTTGCAGCACATAATGAATCACTGTTCAGTTTCATTGTCGGGCTCTGCCTGTTCAGTAACCTAATAtctgaaaacacattaatttcccACGAGGTCAATAGTTCAAAAAGAGATTCAACATTCTAATTTTCTTGTGCAAcacatccaaaatatttaaaaatcaagcatgaatAGTGGAAAATATACATGCTAAAAATTCTCTTATCAAACATACCGACGGCCTGGAATCCGTTGGTATGGACGTAGGTGATAGtgacatttcaagtaattatttttcaactctctgtgaaatgccgatggAAGTTTATCCATCGGTATGGATGTTGGTGatagtggcatttcaagtatttattttgattgctaaacTGTCCATcacacaaaac is part of the Populus nigra chromosome 8, ddPopNigr1.1, whole genome shotgun sequence genome and harbors:
- the LOC133701502 gene encoding uncharacterized protein LOC133701502, with the translated sequence MADNENPEQDTRALRDFALPQVTGICYVIRKPKIEANNFEIKPAILQMIQTSIQFYGLPSDCYVIRKPKIEANNFEIKPAILQMIQTSIQFYGLPSDDPNAHIASFLEICDTFKHNGVTDDAIHLVISWEDLAQKFLAKLFPPAKTTKMRIEIANFAQLESEPLYEAWERYKDLLRRCPHHGLPKWMQVQNFYNGLNASTRTLIDAASGGAFMSKAQDDAYNLLEEMAMNNYQWPNERSIQKKTIGVHEIDAITTLTAQVHSLTQQLKTTQLRQNNPYSATYNPGWRNHPNFSWNNQIVMKNPTMPSSSEHMKEKSKLEEAMTQLANNTSRFMTETNTNLQNQAASIRNLEVQVGQLANMLTGRQQGNLPSTTEINPKEQCKAITLRSGKEVEQIAGNKSAGREKEEQVAKPLQNMKKSDPLPEPMQEIMQRIPFPQY